From Acidothermus cellulolyticus 11B, a single genomic window includes:
- a CDS encoding LVIVD repeat-containing protein — MIDGPDGGYRPSERGLRLTGHHDLGGRGDGMQVMRWGSAVYVGHVGTSRAGTSVLDASDPERLRLVEQWPAPNRSHTHKVQVADDVLLVNHEKFPYRVPADGPVSAGVAIYDVSRPLEPRRIAFWECGGIGVHRIVWTGGRYAHMSATPAGFRDRIWIVLDLADPFHPVEAARWWWPGQRDDEVPDWPAELRYAAHHALIADGRAFVGYGDAGMVILDVADITRPRLLHRVSWPDGGDTHTCLPLPGRRLIAVTDEQVRDGPGAPPRKIRLFTMDDPPRLVSVLPAPDDEFASLPLRYGAHNLHENRPRSYQSEDILFATYFSAGLRVYDISDPGQPVEIAHWCPPVPPGQAVPQINDVFVDHEGLIWVTDRLNGGLYVLEPEPELRRRMLHHAPPTRSGGPRGW, encoded by the coding sequence GTGATCGACGGTCCGGACGGCGGATATCGCCCTTCCGAGCGGGGTTTACGGCTGACCGGACACCATGATCTCGGCGGTCGGGGCGATGGGATGCAGGTGATGCGCTGGGGATCGGCGGTGTACGTCGGACACGTCGGCACCAGCCGCGCCGGCACGTCCGTCCTTGACGCCTCGGATCCGGAACGACTTCGACTCGTCGAGCAGTGGCCGGCCCCCAACCGTTCGCATACACACAAGGTTCAGGTCGCGGACGACGTGCTCCTCGTCAATCACGAGAAGTTCCCCTACCGCGTACCGGCCGACGGACCGGTCTCCGCGGGCGTAGCCATTTACGACGTCAGCCGCCCTCTGGAGCCCCGGCGGATCGCCTTCTGGGAGTGCGGCGGCATCGGGGTGCACAGGATCGTCTGGACCGGGGGACGGTATGCGCACATGTCAGCGACGCCGGCGGGTTTCCGGGACCGCATCTGGATCGTGCTCGACCTCGCTGATCCATTCCATCCGGTGGAGGCCGCGCGATGGTGGTGGCCCGGTCAACGGGACGACGAGGTGCCCGACTGGCCGGCGGAGCTGCGTTACGCCGCGCACCATGCGTTGATCGCCGACGGACGGGCGTTCGTTGGCTATGGCGATGCGGGCATGGTGATCCTGGATGTCGCCGATATCACCCGGCCACGGTTGCTTCACCGTGTTTCCTGGCCGGACGGCGGCGATACCCACACCTGCCTGCCGCTGCCGGGGCGCCGTCTCATTGCTGTGACGGACGAGCAGGTCCGGGACGGTCCCGGCGCGCCGCCACGGAAGATTCGGCTGTTCACGATGGACGATCCACCCCGGCTGGTGAGCGTGCTGCCGGCACCGGACGACGAGTTCGCGAGCCTGCCGCTGCGCTACGGTGCACATAATCTTCACGAGAACCGGCCGCGTTCCTACCAGAGCGAGGACATCCTCTTCGCGACGTATTTCAGCGCCGGGCTCCGTGTTTATGACATCAGCGATCCCGGGCAGCCGGTGGAAATCGCCCATTGGTGTCCGCCGGTGCCGCCGGGTCAGGCGGTGCCGCAGATCAACGATGTATTCGTCGACCATGAGGGGCTCATCTGGGTGACGGATCGGCTGAACGGCGGCCTCTACGTGCTCGAGCCGGAACCGGAACTGCGGCGGCGGATGCTCCATCACGCGCCACCCACCCGGTCCGGCGGCCCGAGAGGATGGTGA